In Narcine bancroftii isolate sNarBan1 chromosome 7, sNarBan1.hap1, whole genome shotgun sequence, the sequence GTGTAGTTAACACTTTCatctttctgttccttttttttaaattttttatttttcacaccataaatcacaatagccatgatatacactttttctttttcacacatatacagtgactttttctcccccccccctccctcctcccaacccaccccccccccccccacccccccccctcatccattttaggtatacaatctaggttacattaaacccgtcagacaatgttgtcattcaacaaaaatacaccagaaattctactgagtccattcttttctttccttctccttccatcaacttaggtaatgtttgttcccggtaggtttacgctattgtatttaatgtaaggctcccatacttgttcgaatatttcaatattatttcttaaactatatgttattttttctaatggaatacatttattcatttctatataccattgttgtattttcagattatcttccaatttccaggttgacataatacattttttggctacggctagggctatcttaacaaatcttttttgtgcatcctccaaatcaattccaaattctttattttttatgttacttaggagaaagatctctggattctttggtatattgttttctgttattttatttaatatctgattgagatcatcccaaaatttttctactctctcacatgtccagattgcatgaattgttgttcccatttcttttttacatcgaaaacatctatcagatactgttgggtcccatttatttaacttttgcggtgtaatgtatagtctgtgtaaccaattatattgtatcatacgtagcctcgtatttattgtatttctcatcgttccagaacataatttctcccatgtttccttttttatctttatatttaaatcttgttcccatttttgtttagttttaccatttgtttcctcattctccttttcttgcagtttaatatacatatttgttataaatcttttgattaacattgtatctgtaatcacatattcaaggttacttccctctggtaaactcaaattgcttcctaatttctctttcaagtaggatctcagttggtaatatgccagcgctgtatctccagttatattgtacttatctctcatttgttcaaaggataagaatctacttcctgaaaaacaattttctaaaggaaaggttgtctattgtaaaagggagtagcttattttgcgtcaatattagttttggtaattgataatttgttttatttctttctacatgaatcttcttccaaatattgtggagatgatgtaatactggagaagttctatgttgtaccaatttttcgtcccatttatataatatgtgttcaggtatcttttcccctattttatctaattctaatctcgtccagtctggtttttcccttgtttgataaaaatctgataggtatcttaattgtgcggctctataataatttttgaagtttggcaattgtaagcctccttgtttataccattctgttaatttatctagtgctatcctcggtttcccccctctccataaaaatttccttattattttctttaactctttgaagaatttttctgtcagttgtattggcaatgcctgaaataagtatagtatccttggaaaaatgttcattttaatacagtttatccttcctatcagtgttagtggtagctctttccaatgctctaaatcgtcctgtaatttttttcattagtggattgtaattgagtttatataattggcctagatttttgtttatttgtacacctaggtatcttattgcctgcatttgccatctgaatggggattccttcttaaattttgagaaatccgcgttattcataggcattgcttcacttttatttacgtttatcttgtatcccgacacttctccatattccttcaatttcttatataattcttttattgatagttctggttctgttaagtacactatcacatcatccgcaaatagactgattttatattccctgtcttttatttttattccttttatattattatctattcttatcgcttctgctagtggttctatagctagtgcaaacaataatggtgatagtgggcatccctgccgcgttgacctggttaagttaaattgctttgatacatgtccatttactgtcactttcgctaacggtcccttatataatgctttaatccaattaatatacttctccggtaaactgaatttttgcaatactttgaacaaataattccattctactctgttatAATTCcattttctgcgtctaaagcaactgctactgcaggtgctttatttctttctactgcatgaattaattaataaatttacaaatattgtctgttgtgcgtctttttttgataaatccagtttggtctaaatttaccattttcggtacctgttctgctaatctgtttgctaatagtttagctattatcttataatctgtgtttagcaaagatattggtctatatgacgctggtgagagtggatcttacccttgttttagtatcattgtaattattgctgttttacatgaatctggtaagttttgtgtctcatcaatctggttgattacatccaggaggggcggtattaataagtctttaaatgttttgtagaattctattgggagtccatcctctcctggtgtcttattatttggtaatttttttattatctcttgtatttctactgttccaaatggttctgttaatttattttgttcctctatttgtagttttggtagttcaattttagtcaaaaattcatctattttcccttctttcccttcgttttcagttcggtataattgttcatagaattctctgaagttttccttaatttcttttggattatatgtaatttgtttgtcttttttccttgttgccaataccattttcttagtttgctctgtcttaagctgccatgctaagattttgtgtgttttttctcctagttcataatatttctgttttgtcttcattatattcttctctaccttatatgtttgtaatgtttcatattttattttttttatccgccaattctcttcttttagttgtatcttccttcattgctaattttttttctatgtttactatttccctttccaactgctctgtttcctgattatagtccttcttcatcttggttacataacttattatttgccctctaatgaatgctttcattgtgtcccatagtataaacttatcttccactgattccgtatttatttcaaaatacatttttatttgtttttcaataaattctctaaaatcctgccttttaagtaacatggggtttaatctccatctatacattcttggagggatgtcctctagctttactgtcagtattaagggtgaatggtccgatagcattctcgctttatattctgtttttcttactctatcctgcatactagctgataacaaaaataggtctattcttgagtatgttttatgtctagtcgagtagtatgagtattccttttcttttgggttttgtttcctccatatatccacaagtttcatttcttgcattgatttaattataaatttggttactttgttcttcctgttaatttttttccccgttttatccatatttggatccaaattcagattgaaatcccctcctattagtatgttcccttgcgtattagctaccttcaaaaagatatcttgcataaacttttgatcttcttcgttaggtgaatatatattaagtagattccaaagctccgaatatatctgacattttatcataacatatctccctgctggatctattatttcctcttctattttaaatggcacatttttgctaattaatatagccactcctcttgcttttgaattatacgatgctgctgttacatgtcctacccaatctctctttaatttcttgtgctccaattcagttaagtgtgtttcttggacaaatgctatatctattttttcctttttcagtaaatttagtagtttcttccttttaatttggttatgtattccattaatatttaaagtcatatagttcagcatagccattttatattttgtttatcttctctttccgtttttccatcattacctttcctccttttccatttctgttttcttattttcaactctttacaagacaacattcctacaacatccaacattttccttattctcctatttctatcttctttatccccaatctccccttcccctcctgagttgtcctttatcccttgtcggacaaccacatctcccctctccatttggatttgcgaatccactcgcaagcgtcaactgattttgcagtgaccgctattttcccccacccagtcccccccagaaaagatttcacttttcatatgtcacaaaggtcactcttttaattccctccttattctctctattccattaccttcccttattaattcttgtctatactatctatattttcctctaattacagatacattcacgtatgcacattgtctctattcactcttatacctctttacccgcatacatatcaatcgtggtcatttttactctcattacccgtcttcatccctcagtctatttttgtctttacccacatacatatcaatcgtgatcatttttactctcattacccgtcttcatccctcagtctatttttgtaattgttctgcaaattttcgtgcttcttctggatccgagaatagtctgttttgttgtcctggaataaatattttcaataccgctggatgcttcagtataaatttataccctttcttccataaaatcgcctttgctgtattgaactcttttctcttctttaggagttcaaaacttatatctggataaatgaagattttttgccctttatactccagtggtttgttgccctctcttactttttccattgtcttctccagaaccttttctcttgtagtatatcttaggaattttactacaatagatcttggtttttgttctggttgtggtttagaggccaatgctctatgtgccctttctatttccatttcttgctgtagttctggacatcctagggtcttagggatcctttttttctttggcttggcttcgcggacgaagatttatggagggggtaaaaaagtccacgtcagctgcaggctcgtttgtggctgacaagtccgatgcgggacaggcagacacgattgcagcggttgcaggggaaaattggttggttggggttgggtgttgggtttttcctcctttgccttttgtcagtgaggtgggctctgcggtcttcttcaaaggaggttgctgcccgccaaactgtgaggcgccaagatgcacggtttgaggcgttatcagcccactggcggtggtcaatgtggcaggcaccaagagatttctttaggcagtccttgtaccttttctttggtgcacctctgtcacggtggccagtggagagctcgccatataacacgatcttgggaaggcgatggtcctccattctggtgacgtgacccacccagcgcagctggatcttcagcagtgtggactcgatgctgtcgacctctgccatctcgagtacttcgacgttagggatgtaagcgctccaatggatgttgaggatggagcggagacaacgctggtggaagcgttctaggagccgtaggtggtgccggtagaggacccatgattcggagccgaacactcttttataaactccctcatattcttgccttcttcatcttccttaaggcccactatctttatgttatttcttctgttataattttccattatatctattttttgagctagtagttcttgtgtctctttagtttttttattagatacctccaatttcttttttaagtcttctacctccatttctgctgctactgcccgttcttccatcttgtccattttctttcccatttctgttaaggtcatatctattttattcactttctcttctgtgttgtttattcttcttcttaaatcattgaattcctgtgtttgccattctttaaatgactccatgtatcctctaacaagagcaagtatatcctttaccttgcctttcccttcttctatttcactgtattcttcctcttcttcttcctctgggttggccatctgttgtttctttgttgccctttccttttcttctttcttgttttcattgttttctgtggtctcttcttgctgcaggtgttctgcagctgtcgttgccggctgtggagatcgactccccagctggtcccccctcccgtcggtgtgttttttttcatgcgcatcgcgcatgcgcgactcctcgcgcatgtgcggttgcgcacttttactcggctctgcgagccattgttgtagttctttttctaccgacctgaggaagtgggcttctctctccacagcgggcctcttcggacaggtaaggccttctccttcttcctccgttgtcttctcttcctctcttcttaccgttgattttgatttttctttttttgtcgccatcttctttccacctttatactcacttttctttaacttttatttctatgcctttgtattttctcttgtttttcccgacttttctggagagggctggaggtcaccgtccggccactactccatcacgtgactccttccatCTTTCTGTTCCTTGTCATCACCTGTCTGTGCCTTGCTGCCCACTCCTGCACGCCATTACCCCCTGCTTTCCCACCCTGCTTTATTCTGTTCAAACCTCTCCCTGCCCTCTGTGATGAGAACACTTCTGTTTTCCCTTCTTTCTACGCAGATGAAGGCCCTTTTACACGCACACCATGCAGGACCCCAAACAGACTTGAAGCAACACTTTCGactttgtgggggtgggggccaACCTGCGCTCCCGTTGTGGCCCTctccacattggagagactggaagcagactgggagattggttcactgagcaccttcggtcTATCCGCtgtaatagtggggatctcccactagccaaccacttcaattccatgtgCCGTTCCCACATcagcatgtctgcccatggtctcttGCACTGCCAAACAGAATCCATCTGCaaattaaattttagacatacagcatgttagcAGGCCATTTCGACTCACgatccctttcccccacccccccccaacaaacCTAAAACCCCAGCGCGTTTCgaccggtgggaggaaaccggagcccccggggaaaacccacgcagacacgggaagaacctacaaactccttgcaaacagcgtgggattcaaaccctggtcccgatcactggcactctaAAGGAATTGCACCAACCATGACGCCCCCAATTAAAGGAACAGAccgtctgggcatcctccaaccagatgtcattaacatcaacttctctggctccCCTTCTTCccatcccctctgtctccttgcctccagctctccactcctttcCATTCAGCGGGCTATAACCCTCGCCTTATcacacaataccttgatgaagggctcaagcccgagacATTGGTTCTGTGCCTttttctttgctgtataaaggacactgtttgacctgctgagtttctccagtgttgtgttttttttaacttcaacgagtgtctgcagacctttgtgtttcacttttttttttcattgcatcacttctcagctgtttctcttctgcccttccacctatgacctcttgcctgtgctcctccccctgcccccccctcataataccttgaagaaaggcttggGCGTGTAAGGCCTGTTCCatatcctatggacgctgcgtgacccgtggagtttctccagcgcttgtGAAGTGAACTGCCTTCAGGGTGGGGATCCCTCCTTGGCTCTGCAGAGTTCCGGTTAGAGTGCAACCATGCTCACCTTGTGTTTCTGTTCCAGATATTCCTGCTGACCTGCCCACCCTGTCGTCTGGTCTTCATTGTCTTCAGGTGAGTGgtgcttctccctcccccccccaccccatcatttCTAATGGCCCCAAGGAGCTTCCAACGTAGCAAGACCCTTGCAAGGAGAACTTTGTGCCCAATCACTCTGCTCCCTATGCTTTGAGCTGCATGAACCATGAATCCAGGAATACATCATACCTTGAAAGTTGACGTCACAGGTAGATCAAGTGGTCAtcaaagcttttggcacattagtcttcatcagtcagagtactgtttatagaagttgggaatcagggtCTGAATTTGAATctactgtcatgaacatgtcacaaaatttattgttttgcagccACGTTATTGTGCATAATGTGTAAAAATTTATATTAATCACATTTCCGTAAATACGCTGTTTAAAAAGAAGAAATTAgcacaaaagaagagaaaggagggagtgtctgtggttcattgtccattcagaaatgtaagtccagcacggtaacaggcaatttcagcccacgtgtccatgccgaccaatttacactccattaacctacaccccagcatGTTtttgtgggtggaaaccagagcccccagggaaatcccacatagacacgggggagaatgtacaaactccttacagggcgctcgggattcgaaccctggtctggtgccgatcgctggcgctgtgaaagCGTCGCGCTGACCGTGCTGCTgacggtggaggggaagaagctgcttttgtgccgctgggtgctcgtttTCGGCACCCTGTTCCTCCTTCTGGATGGAGGCAGtaagaagagggcatgggcttgGTGGCGAAGGGACCtgatgacagaggctgctttcctgagacacTACCTCCTGTTAACGTCCTTTACAGAGTGatgtccatgatggcactggccgagttcacggttctctgtagcctgttcctatcctgtgcattggcacctccacaccagacaatgatgcaaacaGTCAGAATGCGCTCCACGCCATGCCTacaaccatagaatactacagcacagaaaccggccccttcagccctcctagtctgtgctaaaccttttgttgcctagtcccattaacctgcacccagtccatagccctcccatccatgtacctgtccgaattcttcttcaatgtgaaAACTAAGCTTGCATTTATCacctcagctggcaactcgttccacacccacaccactctctgtgttccccctaaacctttcccttttcactgttatcccatgacctctggtttgtatctcacctaccctcagtggaaaaagccgacctacattcactctgtctccaccactcaaaattttaaatatctcgagcaaatctcccttcattcttctacgctccagggaataaagtcctaacctgttgaacctttccctgta encodes:
- the LOC138739657 gene encoding protein GrpE-like; protein product: MATKKEKSKSTVRREEEKTTEEEGEGLTCPKRPAVEREAHFLRSVEKELQQWLAEPSKSAQPHMREESRMRDAHEKKHTDGRGDQLGSRSPQPATTAAEHLQQEETTENNENKKEEKERATKKQQMANPEEEEEEEYSEIEEGKGKVKDILALVRGYMESFKEWQTQEFNDLRRRINNTEEKVNKIDMTLTEMGKKMDKMEERAVAAEMEVEDLKKKLEVSNKKTKETQELLAQKIDIMENYNRRNNIKIVGLKEDEEGKNMREFIKECSAPNHGSSTGTTYGS